A single genomic interval of Xyrauchen texanus isolate HMW12.3.18 chromosome 40, RBS_HiC_50CHRs, whole genome shotgun sequence harbors:
- the LOC127633632 gene encoding 4-hydroxyphenylpyruvate dioxygenase-like protein — MAAYVKRLHHISLHVSNVDKVAHDLVSRFQFNVFAARLTDRAKQLAIRRGTAVFVLNERAKEPLQSVNGHLARAATTEHTYEAHAHYPVDTVCNVCFEVQDVEGSSRDLRDQGCEFILPPTEARDDRGLVRFSIIKSIVGNVCHTLIDRSQYQGAFLPGFHQVGTDTQTADGSPCPITHFDHITYACPRRSSPHIRHWYEKIFGFQRFLINRNEDVEEGFVLEHEDIGLRLTAMDYWNCSESGIKLPFRDATESDCKFVIAESLAQQGSNQVDTFLEQHGGAGIQHIGLYTEDIVSTAGTLTRAGVQFFSPPPAYYTEMGKQQEIMDAGLDPHTLSQFGILLDTDVHMDSDSPIAAGQRYLMQVFAKPLFGEDSFYLELIERKGARGFGEGNVRALWRSVQASMNEDHRNQQTGLN; from the exons ATGGCCGCTTACGTGAAACGGCTGCACCACATTTCGCTGCACGTTTCAAACGTGGATAAAGTCGCTCATGATCTCGTGTCCCGGTTCCAGTTTAACGTGTTTGCGGCCAGACTGACGGACCGGGCGAAGCAGCTCGCGATCCGCCGCGGAACCGCCGTGTTCGTGCTGAACGAGAGAGCAAAAGAACCGCTGCAGAGCGTGAACGGACATCTGGCGCGTGCCGCCACCACAGAGCACACGTATGAAGCCCATGCGCACTATCCAGTGGACACCGTGTGTAACGTGTGCTTTGAAGTGCAGGACGTGGAGGGCTCGTCCAGGGATCTGCGGGATCAGGGCTGTGAGTTCATCCTCCCGCCCACTGAAGCTCGTGATGACCGAGGACTGGTCCGCTTCTCCATCATCAAGTCTATAGTGGGTAATGTGTGCCATACTCTCATAGACAGATCTCAGTACCAGGGCGCCTTTCTGCCTGGTTTCCATCAGGTCGGCACGGACACACAGACTGCAGACGGCTCTCCGTGTCCAATCACTCATTTCGATCACATCACATACGCCTGTCCCAGGAGGAGCAGTCCTCACATCAGACACTGGTATGAGAAGATCTTTGGCTTCCAGAGGTTCCTCATTAACAG GAATGAGGATGTGGAGGAGGGATTTGTTCTGGAACATGAAGATATCGGGCTGCGACTGACTGCGATGGACTACTGGAACTGTAGTGAGTCTGGAATCAAACTGCCCTTCAGAGATGCAACAGAGTCCGACTGCAAGTTTGTGATCGCAGAATCTCTTGCTCAGCAAG GCAGTAATCAGGTGGACACGTTTCTGGAGCAGCACGGAGGCGCAGGGATCCAGCACATCGGACTGTACACGGAAGACATCGTGTCCACGGCTGGAACGCTGACCCGCGCTGGAGTCCAGTTCTTCTCCCCCCCTCCTGCGTACTACACTGAG atGGGTAAACAGCAGGAGATCATGGATGCGGGTCTTGACCCTCACACACTGAGTCAGTTTGGAATTCTTCTGGACACGGATGTCCACATGGACTCGGACAGTCCGATCGCAGCCGGCCAACG GTATCTCATGCAGGTCTTCGCCAAACCCCTTTTTGGAGAGGATTCGTTCTATCTGGAGCTGATCGAGCGGAAAGGAGCCAGAGGCTTCGGCGAGGGGAACGTCCGCGCGCTCTGGAGATCCGTGCAGGCCTCCATGAATGAAGATCACAGAAACCAGCAGACCGGACTAAACTGA